The sequence below is a genomic window from Phenylobacterium koreense.
CTCCGACAGCGCCCAGCAGACGGCGATGACAAAGCCCAGGCCCGCCAGGCTCTGGGCGTTTTCAGGTCGGAACATTCATGGCCCCCGGACCGGCCGCCGCGCGCGGCGGTCCAACACTTACTGTCGCGCCCCGTGCGGCGCAGTTTTTCGCGCCTATTGACTACGGAGGGGTATGGCCGCGCAAGCGGGGCGTAGCGCCGCGCTTGCAACGAAAGGAGGCGACTAGGACGCGCCCAGCCGCATCAGCACCTCGCGCGGAATGCCGTAATGCTCGATCGCCGGCTTCTGGTTGCGGATGCCGCAGGCCTCGCGCTGGATGAAGTAGTACCAGACAGCCTTCGCCGCCTCCTTCAGCAGCGCCGGCCGTTCGTCAACCGGCCCGCCCCGCGCGTCGAACGCCCGCAGCGCCGCCAGCGCGGTCTCGACCCGCTGCCCCGCCCGGCCGAGCGCATAGCCGCGCTCCTCCTGGATCTCGTA
It includes:
- a CDS encoding DUF6665 family protein, yielding MSSLRMPQGSSSPLFKTGASILDYEIQEERGYALGRAGQRVETALAALRAFDARGGPVDERPALLKEAAKAVWYYFIQREACGIRNQKPAIEHYGIPREVLMRLGAS